The proteins below come from a single Streptomyces sp. B3I8 genomic window:
- a CDS encoding nitrilase-related carbon-nitrogen hydrolase, whose protein sequence is MAHVVRAALVQATWTGDTESMIAKHEEHAREAARQGARVLGFQEVFNAPYFCQVQEPEHYRWAEPVPDGPTVTRMRELARETGTVLVVPVFEVEGSGFYYNTAAVIDADGRYLGKYRKHHIPQVHGFWEKYYFRPGNAGWPVFDTAVGKVGVYICYDRHFPEGWRQLGLQGAQLVYNPSATHRGLSSHLWRLEQPAAAVANEYFVAAINRVGREEYGDNDFYGTSYFVDPRGQFVGEAASDTEEQLLVRDLDFGLIDEVRQQWAFYRDRRPDAYEGLVQP, encoded by the coding sequence ATGGCTCACGTCGTACGCGCGGCGCTGGTCCAGGCGACCTGGACCGGTGACACCGAATCCATGATCGCCAAGCATGAGGAGCACGCCCGTGAGGCGGCCCGGCAGGGGGCCCGCGTGCTCGGCTTCCAGGAGGTGTTCAACGCCCCCTACTTCTGCCAGGTCCAGGAGCCCGAGCACTACCGCTGGGCGGAACCCGTGCCGGACGGGCCCACCGTCACCCGGATGCGGGAGCTGGCGCGCGAGACCGGGACGGTGCTCGTCGTGCCCGTCTTCGAGGTCGAGGGGTCCGGTTTCTACTACAACACCGCCGCCGTGATCGACGCCGACGGCCGGTACCTCGGCAAGTACCGCAAGCACCACATCCCCCAGGTCCACGGGTTCTGGGAGAAGTACTACTTCAGGCCCGGCAACGCCGGCTGGCCCGTCTTCGACACCGCCGTCGGCAAGGTCGGCGTCTACATCTGCTACGACCGGCACTTCCCCGAGGGCTGGCGCCAACTCGGGCTGCAAGGCGCCCAGTTGGTCTACAACCCGTCCGCCACCCACCGGGGTCTGTCCTCCCACCTGTGGCGGCTGGAGCAGCCCGCGGCCGCCGTCGCCAACGAGTACTTCGTCGCCGCCATCAACCGGGTGGGACGGGAGGAGTACGGCGACAACGACTTCTACGGCACGTCCTACTTCGTCGACCCGCGCGGACAGTTCGTCGGCGAGGCCGCCAGTGACACCGAGGAGCAACTCCTCGTCCGCGACCTCGACTTCGGACTGATCGACGAGGTACGGCAGCAGTGGGCGTTCTACCGTGACCGCCGCCCCGACGCGTACGAAGGACTGGTGCAGCCGTGA
- a CDS encoding ATP-dependent Clp protease ATP-binding subunit: MTSGFTSPEGFGSDPFAEFFARFFGGARPGPRQIDIGGLLSRPARELVAGAATYAAEHGSRDLDTQHLLRAALSVEPTRRMLSRAGADPDDLATEIDERSGPTRSDEDPPPTSVALTPAVKRALLEAHDMARASGAGYIGPEHVLSALAANPDSAAGHILSSLRFGSPGGPLPTEPPEAAQGRPERPRGTGTGTGTPTLDKYGRDLTDLARQGRVDPVIGRDEEIEQTVEVLSRRGKNNPVLIGDAGVGKTAIVEGLAQRIAEGDVPDILLCRRVVALDLTGVVAGTRYRGDFEERLTTIVDEIRDHSDQLVVFIDELHTVVGAGGGGEGGSMDAGNILKPALARGELHIVGATTLEEFRRIEKDAALARRFQPILVPEPSVPDAIEILRGLRDRYEAHHQVRYTDEALVAAVELSDRYLTDRHLPDKAIDLMDQAGARVRLRSRTKGTDVRALERELEQLVRDKDQAVADESYEQATRLRDRIAELKERIGEDSGEQAVDEGQHLEVTAEAIAEVVSRQTGIPVASLTQEEKERLLGLERHLHERVVGQDEAVRVVSEAVLRSRAGLASPDRPIGSFLFLGPTGVGKTELARTLAEALFGSEERMVRLDMSEYQERHTVSRLVGAPPGYVGHEEAGQLTEVVRRHPYSLLLLDEVEKAHPDVFNILLQVLDDGRLTDSQGRTVDFTHTVIVMTSNLGSEAITRRGAGLGFTAGGTEAAEEARREQVLRPLREHFRPEFLNRIDEIVVFRQLTEDQLRRITDLLLDRTRRRLRAQDVDVDFSDAAVDLLARRGYRPEYGARPLRRTIQREVENQLSRFLLDGRVTAGHRLRVDVEEGELVFDAER; the protein is encoded by the coding sequence ATGACCAGCGGCTTCACCAGTCCGGAGGGCTTCGGTTCGGACCCCTTCGCGGAGTTCTTCGCACGCTTCTTCGGCGGTGCCCGTCCCGGCCCTCGGCAGATCGACATCGGCGGGCTGCTGAGCCGGCCGGCCCGGGAGCTGGTCGCGGGAGCCGCCACCTACGCCGCCGAGCACGGCAGCCGGGACCTGGACACCCAGCACCTGCTCCGCGCCGCGCTCTCGGTCGAGCCGACCCGGCGCATGCTCAGCCGCGCCGGGGCCGACCCCGACGACCTGGCGACGGAGATCGACGAGCGCTCCGGGCCGACCCGGTCCGACGAGGACCCGCCGCCCACCTCCGTCGCCCTCACCCCGGCGGTCAAGCGCGCCCTGCTCGAGGCGCACGACATGGCCCGGGCGAGCGGCGCCGGCTACATCGGCCCCGAGCACGTGCTCAGCGCGCTCGCCGCCAACCCGGACTCCGCCGCCGGGCACATCCTCAGCTCGCTGCGGTTCGGCAGCCCCGGCGGCCCGCTGCCCACCGAGCCGCCGGAGGCCGCGCAGGGGCGCCCCGAGCGGCCCCGGGGAACCGGGACGGGGACCGGCACCCCGACCCTGGACAAGTACGGCCGCGACCTCACCGACCTCGCCCGCCAGGGCCGGGTCGACCCGGTGATCGGACGCGACGAGGAGATCGAGCAGACCGTCGAGGTGCTCTCCCGGCGCGGCAAGAACAACCCGGTGCTCATCGGCGACGCGGGCGTCGGCAAGACCGCGATCGTGGAAGGGCTCGCCCAGCGCATCGCCGAGGGTGACGTGCCGGACATCCTGCTCTGCCGCCGCGTCGTCGCCCTCGACCTCACCGGCGTGGTGGCCGGAACCCGCTACCGGGGCGACTTCGAGGAACGGCTGACCACCATCGTCGACGAGATCCGCGACCACTCCGACCAGCTCGTCGTCTTCATCGACGAGCTGCACACCGTGGTGGGCGCCGGGGGCGGCGGCGAGGGCGGGTCGATGGACGCGGGCAACATCCTCAAGCCCGCCCTGGCCCGCGGCGAGCTGCACATCGTCGGCGCGACGACGCTGGAGGAGTTCCGGCGCATCGAGAAGGACGCGGCGCTGGCCCGCCGCTTCCAGCCGATCCTGGTGCCCGAGCCGTCGGTACCCGACGCGATCGAGATCCTGCGCGGGCTGCGCGACCGCTACGAGGCCCACCACCAGGTCCGCTACACCGACGAGGCGCTCGTGGCCGCCGTCGAGCTCTCCGACCGCTACCTCACCGACCGGCACCTGCCCGACAAGGCGATCGACCTCATGGACCAGGCCGGCGCCCGGGTGCGGCTGCGCTCGCGCACCAAGGGCACCGACGTCCGGGCCCTGGAGCGTGAGCTGGAGCAGCTCGTCCGGGACAAGGACCAGGCGGTCGCCGACGAGAGTTACGAGCAGGCCACCCGGCTCCGTGACCGCATCGCGGAGCTGAAGGAGCGCATCGGCGAGGACAGCGGGGAACAGGCCGTCGACGAAGGGCAGCACCTGGAGGTCACCGCGGAGGCCATCGCGGAGGTGGTCTCCCGGCAGACCGGCATCCCCGTGGCCAGCCTCACCCAGGAGGAGAAGGAGCGGCTGCTCGGCCTGGAGCGGCACCTGCACGAGCGGGTGGTGGGGCAGGACGAGGCGGTCCGCGTGGTCTCCGAGGCCGTACTGCGCTCCCGGGCCGGGCTCGCCAGCCCCGACCGGCCCATCGGCAGCTTCCTCTTCCTCGGTCCGACCGGCGTCGGCAAGACGGAGCTGGCCCGGACGCTCGCGGAGGCGCTGTTCGGCAGCGAGGAGCGGATGGTGCGCCTGGACATGAGCGAGTACCAGGAACGGCACACCGTCAGCCGGCTCGTCGGCGCCCCGCCCGGCTACGTCGGCCACGAGGAGGCCGGGCAGCTCACCGAGGTCGTACGGCGCCACCCGTACTCCCTGCTGCTGCTCGACGAGGTGGAGAAGGCGCACCCGGACGTCTTCAACATCCTGCTCCAGGTGCTCGACGACGGCCGGCTCACCGACTCCCAGGGCCGCACCGTCGACTTCACCCACACCGTGATCGTGATGACCAGCAATCTCGGCTCGGAGGCCATCACCCGGCGCGGGGCCGGACTCGGCTTCACGGCGGGTGGCACGGAGGCCGCCGAGGAGGCGCGCCGGGAACAGGTCCTGCGGCCGCTGCGGGAGCACTTCCGGCCCGAGTTCCTGAACCGGATCGACGAGATCGTCGTCTTCCGACAGCTCACCGAGGACCAGCTCCGCCGCATCACCGACCTGCTGCTCGACCGGACCCGGCGGCGGCTGCGGGCGCAGGACGTCGATGTCGACTTCAGCGACGCGGCGGTCGACCTGCTGGCCCGGCGCGGCTACCGGCCGGAGTACGGGGCGCGGCCGTTGCGGCGCACGATCCAGCGGGAGGTCGAGAACCAGTTGTCCCGCTTCCTCCTCGACGGGAGGGTGACCGCGGGGCACCGGCTGCGGGTGGACGTGGAGGAGGGCGAGCTGGTGTTCGACGCGGAGCGGTGA
- a CDS encoding NAD(P)-dependent oxidoreductase — protein MAQVFVTGGSGFIGRALVRRLLGEGHSVRALVRSEASAAKISALGAEPVRGELTDPLTWQDRVTGSDVVFHLAAETDITADRERQELVTVRGTEAAVEAARHARVPRFVLCGSEAALLAGSPLVDVDESAPLRPDSEAAYSATKAAAEKIVLDANAPGFATVSIRPRFVWGPHSSLVEGLAAAAKAGQLAWIDGGRHTTDVTFVDNAVEGLVLGWRHGRPGQAYFVTDRHRVILREFLEAQFALYGVDVPIPDMDAGTAAGAVPVPARWFLGQECTLRTDKAVAELGYRPVVEHAAGLEAVRDSVAADGA, from the coding sequence ATGGCACAGGTATTCGTCACCGGCGGTTCCGGCTTCATCGGCCGGGCATTGGTGCGCCGGCTCCTCGGCGAGGGGCACTCGGTGCGCGCTCTGGTGCGCAGTGAGGCCTCGGCCGCGAAGATCTCCGCGCTGGGCGCGGAGCCCGTGCGGGGCGAGTTGACCGACCCGCTCACCTGGCAGGACCGTGTGACGGGCAGCGACGTGGTGTTCCACCTCGCCGCCGAGACCGACATCACCGCCGATCGCGAACGCCAGGAGCTGGTGACGGTGCGCGGCACCGAGGCAGCCGTCGAGGCCGCGCGCCACGCGCGGGTCCCGCGTTTCGTCCTCTGCGGCAGCGAGGCCGCGCTCCTGGCCGGTAGCCCGCTCGTGGACGTCGACGAGAGCGCGCCGCTGCGGCCCGACTCGGAAGCCGCCTACAGCGCCACGAAGGCCGCGGCCGAGAAGATCGTGCTCGACGCGAACGCCCCTGGCTTCGCCACGGTGTCGATCCGCCCGCGGTTCGTCTGGGGCCCCCACAGTTCCCTCGTCGAGGGCCTGGCCGCGGCCGCGAAGGCGGGACAGCTCGCCTGGATCGACGGAGGACGGCACACGACCGACGTCACGTTCGTCGACAACGCCGTCGAGGGGCTCGTACTCGGGTGGCGGCACGGCCGGCCCGGTCAGGCGTACTTCGTCACCGACCGGCACCGCGTCATCCTGCGCGAGTTCCTGGAGGCCCAGTTCGCGCTCTACGGCGTCGACGTCCCGATCCCCGACATGGACGCCGGGACCGCCGCCGGCGCGGTGCCCGTTCCCGCGCGCTGGTTCCTCGGGCAGGAGTGCACCCTGCGGACGGACAAGGCCGTGGCCGAACTCGGTTACCGTCCGGTCGTCGAACACGCCGCCGGCCTGGAGGCCGTCCGGGACTCGGTGGCCGCCGACGGTGCCTGA
- a CDS encoding LysR family transcriptional regulator — protein sequence MASLRALECLVAVADCGSITQAAVLLHSSQPAVSHQLASLERETRTVLLRREPRGVKLTSAGRAAVADARRAIEAAESAVRSARAAGRAAGGVLRLVCAQSLTVPLLAAVVRQWHRRHPEVAITLRESTSMDEALGLVDSDEADVAVLTAPSAGRFTITPVAEEEIVWAAPADHPLAGRSAVRLEDLEGAPLIHFAPDNGLGAWLDQSFAHAGVHPETVMRTSVTATAPQLAAAGLGVAVCPVSAIGHGFPGAVRPFSPRWVRQLVAVTSAEADPLVARFIGDLRGHGMSLPREVRAQLARGGSEPVAVSPCRAPRPLPSPP from the coding sequence ATGGCTTCCCTGCGGGCACTGGAGTGCCTCGTCGCCGTCGCGGACTGCGGGTCGATCACGCAGGCCGCGGTGCTGCTGCATTCCTCGCAGCCCGCGGTCTCCCATCAACTCGCCTCGCTGGAACGCGAGACCCGAACGGTCCTGCTCCGCCGCGAGCCACGGGGGGTCAAACTCACCTCCGCGGGGCGCGCCGCCGTCGCGGATGCCAGGCGGGCGATCGAAGCGGCCGAGTCAGCCGTGCGGTCGGCACGCGCGGCAGGCCGGGCGGCCGGAGGCGTGCTGCGCCTGGTCTGCGCGCAGAGCCTCACGGTGCCGCTGCTCGCCGCCGTCGTCCGGCAGTGGCACCGCCGGCACCCGGAGGTCGCGATCACGCTGCGCGAGTCCACCTCTATGGACGAGGCACTCGGCCTCGTCGACTCCGACGAGGCCGACGTGGCGGTGCTGACGGCTCCCTCGGCCGGCCGCTTCACGATCACCCCCGTCGCGGAGGAGGAGATCGTGTGGGCGGCACCCGCCGACCATCCGCTGGCCGGACGGTCGGCCGTACGCCTCGAGGACCTCGAGGGCGCGCCGCTCATACACTTCGCGCCGGACAACGGCCTCGGTGCCTGGCTCGACCAGTCCTTCGCCCACGCGGGAGTCCACCCCGAGACGGTGATGAGGACATCGGTGACCGCGACGGCACCGCAGCTCGCGGCCGCCGGTCTGGGAGTCGCCGTGTGCCCCGTGAGCGCGATCGGCCATGGCTTCCCGGGGGCGGTGCGACCGTTCTCCCCGCGCTGGGTCAGGCAACTGGTGGCGGTGACGTCCGCGGAGGCGGATCCGCTCGTCGCGCGGTTCATCGGCGACCTGCGCGGTCACGGCATGAGCCTGCCGCGCGAGGTACGGGCCCAGCTCGCACGGGGCGGAAGCGAGCCGGTGGCCGTCAGCCCTTGCCGAGCGCCCCGACCGCTTCCTTCGCCGCCTTGA
- the hydA gene encoding dihydropyrimidinase, with translation MSSRTVVRGGLVVTAADELHADVLIEDGRIAALATTGTPAAEAFTADRTIDATGKYVVPGGVDGHTHMEMPFGGTYASDTFATGTRAAAWGGTTTIVDFAIQSVGGTLREGLDAWHAKAEGNCAIDYGFHMIVSDVHDGTLKEMDLLVDEGVTSYKQFMAYPGVFYSDDGQILRAMQRAAGNGGLIMMHAENGIAIDVLVRQALARGDTDPRFHGEVRKALLEAEATHRAIRLAQVAGAPLYVVHVSAREALAELARARDDGLPVFGETCPQYLFLSTDNLAEPDFEGAKYVCSTPLRPREHQAALWRGLRTNDLQVVSTDHCPFCFTGQKELGRGDFSKIPNGMPGVEHRMDLLHQAVVDGHLSRRRWIELACATPARMFGLYPRKGTLAPGSDADLVVYDPHAEQVLSAATHHMNVDYSAYEGRRITGRVETVLSRGEPVVTKGEFTGRAGHGRYLPRSTCQYLD, from the coding sequence ATGAGCAGCCGTACCGTCGTCCGCGGCGGCCTCGTCGTCACCGCCGCCGACGAACTCCACGCCGACGTCCTGATCGAGGACGGCCGCATCGCCGCCCTCGCCACGACCGGCACCCCGGCCGCCGAGGCGTTCACCGCCGACCGCACGATCGACGCCACCGGCAAGTACGTCGTCCCCGGCGGTGTCGACGGGCACACCCACATGGAGATGCCCTTCGGCGGCACCTACGCCTCGGACACCTTCGCCACGGGCACCCGGGCCGCCGCCTGGGGCGGCACCACCACGATCGTCGACTTCGCGATCCAGAGCGTCGGCGGCACCCTGCGCGAGGGCCTGGACGCCTGGCACGCCAAGGCGGAGGGCAACTGCGCGATCGACTACGGCTTCCACATGATCGTCTCGGACGTGCACGACGGGACGCTGAAGGAGATGGACCTCCTCGTCGACGAGGGCGTGACCTCGTACAAGCAGTTCATGGCCTACCCGGGGGTGTTCTACTCCGACGACGGCCAGATCCTGCGCGCCATGCAGCGCGCCGCCGGCAACGGCGGGCTGATCATGATGCATGCCGAGAACGGCATCGCCATCGACGTCCTCGTCCGACAGGCCCTCGCCCGCGGCGACACCGACCCCCGCTTCCACGGCGAGGTCCGCAAGGCCCTGCTGGAGGCCGAGGCCACCCACCGCGCCATCCGGCTCGCACAGGTCGCCGGCGCGCCCCTGTACGTCGTGCACGTCTCGGCGCGGGAGGCGCTCGCCGAACTGGCCCGCGCCCGTGACGACGGGCTGCCCGTCTTCGGCGAGACCTGTCCGCAGTATCTGTTCCTGTCCACCGACAACCTCGCCGAGCCGGACTTCGAGGGCGCCAAGTACGTGTGCAGCACCCCGCTGCGCCCGCGCGAGCACCAGGCGGCGCTGTGGCGGGGGCTGCGCACCAACGACCTCCAGGTGGTCTCCACCGACCACTGTCCGTTCTGCTTCACCGGCCAGAAGGAGCTGGGCCGCGGCGACTTCTCGAAGATCCCCAACGGCATGCCCGGCGTGGAGCACCGCATGGACCTCCTCCACCAGGCCGTCGTCGACGGGCACCTGTCCCGCCGCCGCTGGATCGAGCTCGCCTGCGCCACCCCGGCCCGCATGTTCGGCCTCTACCCGAGGAAGGGCACGCTCGCCCCGGGCTCCGACGCCGACCTCGTCGTCTACGACCCGCACGCCGAGCAGGTCCTCTCCGCCGCGACGCACCACATGAACGTCGACTACTCGGCGTACGAGGGGCGGCGGATCACCGGCCGGGTGGAGACCGTGCTCTCGCGCGGGGAACCGGTCGTCACCAAGGGGGAGTTCACCGGCCGCGCGGGGCACGGCAGATACCTGCCGCGCTCCACCTGCCAGTACCTCGACTAG
- a CDS encoding aspartate aminotransferase family protein, which yields MTDDLHARHRAVLPDWLALYYDTPLEITHGEGRHVWDAEGTRYLDFFGGILTTMTAHALPEVTKAVSEQAGRILHSSTLYLNRPMVELAERIAGLSGIPDARVFFTTSGTEANDTALLLATTHRRSNTLLAMRNSYHGRSFSTVGITGNRGWSPTSLSPLQTLYVHGGVRTRGPYAHLGDAEFVAACVEDLKDLLGHTRAPAALIAEPVQGVGGFTSPPDGLYAAFREVLREHGILWIADEVQTGWGRTGDHFWGWQAHAENGPPDMLTFAKGIGNGMSIGGVVARAEIMNCLDANSISTFGGTQITMAAGLANLTYLLEHELQDNARSVGGQLLERLRTGTADHPGVREVRGRGLMIGVELVRPGTDEADPAAAAAVLEAAREGGLLVGKGGGHNTSALRIAPPMTLTADEAEEGADILLRALHSPRRPDTDRQRQAS from the coding sequence GTGACCGACGACCTCCACGCCCGCCACCGCGCCGTACTCCCCGACTGGCTCGCCCTCTACTACGACACACCCCTGGAGATCACCCACGGCGAGGGCCGGCACGTCTGGGACGCCGAGGGCACCAGGTACCTCGACTTCTTCGGCGGCATCCTCACCACCATGACCGCGCACGCCCTGCCCGAGGTCACCAAGGCGGTGAGCGAGCAGGCCGGCCGCATCCTGCACTCCTCCACCCTCTACCTCAACCGCCCGATGGTCGAACTGGCCGAGCGCATCGCCGGGTTGAGCGGCATCCCGGACGCCCGCGTCTTCTTCACCACCTCCGGCACCGAGGCCAACGACACCGCGCTGCTGCTCGCCACCACCCACCGGCGCAGCAACACCCTGCTGGCGATGCGCAACAGCTACCACGGCCGCTCCTTCTCCACTGTCGGCATCACCGGCAACCGCGGCTGGTCGCCCACCTCCCTCTCCCCGCTGCAGACGCTCTACGTGCACGGCGGCGTCCGCACCCGCGGCCCGTACGCCCACCTCGGCGACGCCGAGTTCGTCGCGGCCTGCGTCGAGGACCTGAAGGACCTGCTCGGCCACACCCGCGCGCCGGCCGCGCTGATCGCCGAACCGGTCCAGGGCGTCGGCGGCTTCACCTCCCCTCCCGACGGGCTGTACGCGGCCTTCCGCGAGGTGCTGCGCGAGCACGGCATCCTGTGGATCGCCGACGAGGTGCAGACCGGCTGGGGCCGCACCGGCGACCACTTCTGGGGCTGGCAGGCACACGCCGAGAACGGCCCGCCCGACATGCTGACCTTCGCCAAGGGCATCGGCAACGGCATGTCCATCGGCGGTGTGGTGGCCCGCGCCGAGATCATGAACTGTCTCGACGCCAACAGCATCTCCACCTTCGGCGGCACCCAGATCACCATGGCGGCCGGCCTCGCCAACCTCACCTACCTGCTGGAACACGAGCTGCAGGACAACGCCCGGAGCGTCGGCGGACAGCTCCTGGAACGGCTGCGGACCGGCACCGCTGACCACCCGGGCGTACGGGAGGTGCGCGGACGCGGGCTGATGATCGGCGTCGAGCTCGTCCGGCCCGGCACGGACGAGGCCGACCCGGCCGCCGCGGCCGCCGTGCTGGAGGCCGCGCGCGAGGGCGGACTCCTCGTCGGCAAGGGCGGCGGCCACAACACCAGCGCCCTGCGCATCGCCCCGCCGATGACCCTCACCGCCGACGAGGCGGAGGAGGGCGCCGACATCCTCCTGCGCGCGCTGCACAGCCCCCGCCGGCCGGACACGGACAGGCAGAGGCAGGCATCATGA
- a CDS encoding TIGR03842 family LLM class F420-dependent oxidoreductase, with amino-acid sequence MDFGLVLQTDPPASRVVDLMRRAERNGFTHGWTFDSAVLWQEPFVIHSQILAHTTTLTVGPMVTNPGTRTWEVTASTFATLNDMFGNRTVCGIGRGDSAMRVAGRKPNTLARISGAMKVIRALAGGEPADLGGGTVVRFPWVRPGARLPVWMAAYGPKALRMAGEEADGFILQLADPYLTASMVRTVKDAASAAGRDPADVTVCVAAPAYVTADDSPEALAHARDQCRWFGGMVGNHVADLVARYGEHSTAVPDALTDYIKAREGYDYSHHGRADNPDTAFVPDEIVDRFCVLGPVERHVEKLRALRALGVDQFAVYDMHDAQEAVVDAYGAEVIPALAG; translated from the coding sequence ATGGACTTCGGGCTCGTTCTGCAGACCGACCCGCCCGCCTCGCGCGTTGTCGACCTGATGCGGCGCGCCGAACGCAACGGCTTCACGCACGGCTGGACCTTCGACTCGGCCGTGCTGTGGCAGGAACCGTTCGTCATCCACAGCCAGATCCTGGCGCACACCACGACCCTCACCGTCGGCCCGATGGTCACCAACCCCGGCACCCGCACCTGGGAGGTGACCGCCTCCACCTTCGCCACCCTCAACGACATGTTCGGCAACCGCACGGTGTGCGGGATCGGGCGGGGGGACTCGGCGATGCGGGTGGCCGGCCGGAAGCCGAACACACTGGCCAGGATCAGCGGGGCGATGAAGGTGATCCGGGCGCTGGCCGGCGGTGAGCCGGCCGACCTCGGCGGCGGCACGGTCGTCCGGTTCCCGTGGGTCCGGCCGGGCGCCCGGCTCCCCGTGTGGATGGCCGCGTACGGGCCGAAGGCGCTGCGGATGGCGGGGGAGGAGGCCGACGGGTTCATTCTCCAGCTCGCCGACCCCTACCTCACCGCTTCCATGGTGCGGACGGTCAAGGACGCCGCCTCGGCGGCCGGCCGTGACCCCGCCGACGTCACGGTGTGCGTCGCCGCCCCCGCGTACGTCACCGCCGACGACTCGCCCGAGGCGCTCGCCCACGCCCGCGACCAGTGCCGCTGGTTCGGCGGCATGGTCGGCAACCACGTCGCCGACCTGGTCGCCCGGTACGGGGAGCACTCGACGGCCGTGCCCGACGCGCTCACCGACTACATCAAGGCGCGCGAGGGCTACGACTACTCCCATCACGGGCGCGCCGACAACCCGGACACCGCGTTCGTGCCGGACGAGATCGTGGACCGCTTCTGTGTCCTCGGCCCCGTCGAACGCCACGTCGAGAAGCTCCGGGCGCTGCGTGCCCTGGGTGTCGACCAGTTCGCGGTGTACGACATGCACGACGCCCAGGAGGCGGTCGTCGACGCGTACGGCGCCGAGGTGATCCCCGCACTCGCCGGCTGA